One Cucurbita pepo subsp. pepo cultivar mu-cu-16 unplaced genomic scaffold, ASM280686v2 Cp4.1_scaffold000443, whole genome shotgun sequence genomic window, CCAACTCCCTACTTGGAACGGACGGGCCAGAGAGTAACCCCATATTCCCTACCAGATGGGCTGAGCCAACCTCCAACCACCTTGATGCCCCCATTTGGGTTACAAGCTAGCATTACCGAGCTCGGCAATCACTTGTTGCGCCAGCCTACTTATAAAGACTTCATCTAGCATCAAATCTATCGATGTGGGAATGGGGCGTTCTCTTTTACGAAAACTGAAAAGACTTGAATCGTCTTCGttgatagatttaaaaaaagaattttggtttttcctaTTTAGAGTGGGACAAGAGTAATGTGTTCATGAATTGGAAAATTTTGGAGTATTAGTAAGTACCTTTTCCATGATCCTGGAAGTAATGTTTTTTGCAGTTTCAATAACTGAGCTTGGCAGTCCTGCCACTTCTGCTAATAGAAGGCCATAGTGTGGTACATGTCTAATTCCATCCTTTAGTTGAAACTAATCAATGATTCAAATAATCAGTCAGACAAACGACGGTAACATAGATAATAGATTTACGGAAATGCCTAGTGTTACCTTGAAATCCAAACGGTTATTCCTTATATCAACATGAAAGTGAAGAATTTTTACGTTTGGATAGATGGTTACTAGTTCTGATAGGCCGTCCATATGAGTGGCAAATATGGTATAGCTGAGGAAGAGAAAGGAAGCGGTAAGTACCTATTTTGAAGTTCACAAGTGAGTATAAGAACAGATAGTAATCGAAAATCTTAAATCTACTCAAATAGTCAAATTAACTACCTATAGACTAAAGTCGATGACCTGACCAGATCAATCCTTTAGAAAAACTAAACCCCAATGCATAAAGGATAGTGGAAAAGGGactataaatgaaattacaaacaAGTACTGATGTCTAAATGAGAGATAAGAGAATAGGTGTTTTTAGGTTATAAGTAGGCATCTGCGACCTGATTGATTAgactataaatgaaaataatatgcATTGTCATATTACGCTTTCAGTGATAAAAGATATTCGCAGCAGCTCCATGCAATTGCAAATCCATCGGAAGAAGATGTTGCCCTCCCAAGTTCATCCACGACAACGAGACTCCTGCATGCCAGTGAACAAAACATCTCAATGAATGGTGGAACATTTCGAGAGTCCTTCAAGTTCACAGTAGATTAGTTTGCCTATGGGAGACATTCTGCATCACAAAAGCTGTTTCCTTCATCTCTGTCATGAACTGCAACCCCGTAATATACTAGTGTCAAGATGCTTTTCTGGTGTTAATCCTTGCTTTGAAATTCAAACTATGGATTattagttaaaagaaaatgaatttcgTAGGAAAACAATACTGTGCTGGAGTTGGACTCTAGACTATCTTCTGTGCCCATTCTTGTGAATATACGATCAACAACTCTCAAGGTTGAGAATTGTGCTGGAACATAACATCCAATCTGAGCAAGAATAACTAGAAGGCACATTTGTTGAAGGTAGGTACTCTTTCCACTCCTGCAAGAATTAATAGCTCGTTAGTGCAAGtcatttaaaaacttcaagTTGTATAATTGCAGCCTGAATCTTAACTGGAAGGAATAAATACAGTTTCCTTGGCTTAACTGTGTCAGAGATATTGAAATGATATCCAAGTTGTTCTTACCATTATCTAGATTCAGGTCATTCTCCTAGAGTATCATCAATGAATATATTAAGTAATGTTACCATGCACATTTTgtggaaataatatttttgttttaccagaaacaaaaagataatGTTTAGATCTTTTAGAATATTCCCAAGACTATTTATGAtatgactttttaaaaaagaaaaacgaactTGTGTAGTTAATCTTGCCTGAAATTTAAAAGACGGTACCGGTTAGTTAAGAGTATGCTTTTAGCACCTCAAACTGTGCACAACTTTAGTTCATAAATGCTCCCCATTCTGAGCAATTGTTTAAACTTCTTATCTTTTATAGATATTATTTCAAAGAAGTTGACCACTCAAAGATAAAACATGAAGAtgaataacattttttatgtaGGAAAATCTTAAATCACGTCATGAGGCGAGTTCTTACATATTTGGGCCCATGACAATTATCATGTTTGATGCTTCCGATAGAAATATACTGTTAGCCTGCATGGAAGAAACTTAAATTTCCATCAAATACTGAACTTCAAAGAACTGATATCAAAAACTAGAAAAGTTGTCTCCATTTAAAATAATCCTACATTACAGCTATCAGTAATTGTCAATGAATTTAGACGTACAACAAAATCGTTGTGTATACTTTCTAGGATTGGGTGTCTCGCAGCTTCAATTGCCATCGGGCCACTTTCTATTGTAACAAGGAAAATCAATCATAGGTTTGTTGTTGGCATACCTGTAAAATTTGGCAGGAGAGTGTTGGCTTACCTGTAAAATTTGGCCTAGTATATCTATCCACAGGCTTCGAAGATATTGTATGTGCAAAAGAATTAACCATCATATCTAAGAGACACAAGACTTCTGCAAGCAGTGTGAGCATAGAGACGTCCTCTCTTATGGCATCTACCAGTCCTGTATATAAACTAATTACTGAcaaacttcaaaatcaaatataacataacaaGTTTGCACTAGgaaattgtttttcttccttccccCCGAGTGGAGGGACGTTAGGACCTCCTTCCAAGGGAAAGAGATGAAATCagttaaaatttagatattctCTGTTTCTCGAGACAGAGTGCgagatttcaagaaaaaacaaaggaagttaatgaataaattaattagtagGGTGGAGGCTCTATGAGGATAAGGCCTTTTATCCTATATATGATAGAGTATTCGTATGtttttttacaatattatCATTCCTTGGTAAACGGAAAATTCAGAGATATAGGTGAACTTAATCATTGGTAGCTCGTGGGTGAAGatttactaaataattaaGCATGTGAGATAACCTTCCAGGCAAATTTCTGTCCGTATATAGCATTCTCCTGCTGCAGACTTGTTTCTAACATTCAGCTGCAAATGGGATAAAAAAAGCATGGGATTTGCTGCATTCAACAGCATAATTTGCTACACACAAAAATGTGAATCACAAATTtcagaagaaaagaaactggAGGTGTGTAAAATCGTATACAATATTTTCTCCAAGCTTAAGAATTTTGTGAAACTACAAACCATGCACCATCTTGATGACATGCAATCTTCAGTATTATAGTTCAATGAGCTACTCCTTAAGGCTATATCATTTCTGAGACATCATAATTGTGAGAATGATAGCACTCATAACAATTGAGTACAATCAGGGTACAGAAACAGCGAGTTCGCAGATTAAATTAGGCCCTTCATTGTAATTTCTCATGCGCAATTCACAGACTTAAAGCAACTATAGACcatatgaattttgaattgCATTAGTGGTAATTCAAAGTAAACCAAATGTAATAAAGGAATAGTATGACCACTATTTGTTGGTAATAGGACATTCTATGGGGAAGTTTCCTGTACTAAACGAGTATGCATATTCCTTCCATTTATTGCTTGCCACATCAACATCCttttaaaaatgatgtggGTCCACtagcattaaaaaatatttatgaaagcAAAATTGTGAATAAAGGGAGTACGACACTACCctagtaaaagaaaaatttcctATATTTTAGCGCATCAACATTATACAATTAACTTCAAACCTAATATAAATGCACAATTATCTCCTATTATAGGCAGGTTATCTGATCATCGATCTATGGGTACAACCCTACTATAATAAACATACTCACAGAAGCAAGTTCCAGAGTAGAGCATCGTATATTGTTCCCATGCTTCAAGACCTGAATTTTGTGAGAAGAAGGTGAgactcaaataattttaaagacaTCGACAAGAAAGCAAGTGTGTCGTGCTTCACCTGAATAAACTTGCTAGGAAGCTTGCCTTGTACATCTTTCCGAGGAATGCTCAAGTAAAACCCTTGTCTATTGTTAAATGGCAGTTTTAAATTGGGCAGCTTGTACTCCTCTCGGTATTTATTAGCAAGATTATGTATTGCTGGCATGAGGGTGACTTTTCATAACTCATATTCGACTCACATAATAAAACATAACAAAGATGTTAACTAATCGAATCAATGGATTAGCCGGAGAATAACCTTCACTACTCACATAATAAGACATAACAAAGATGTTTAACTTATCGAATCAATGGATTAGCAGGAGAATAACCTTCACTAGTATCACAGAAAGTCCTTCTTGCGATATCAAGCAGTCCATCAATTCCAGCCTTGACCGCAAAACACTGCTGAGTGCGGGCAATAAAAGGAACCCTAGCATGAAGAACATCCTCATCGATAACCTCCCCAATCCTGTAAAAAGGAGGTTCTttgaaataacataaatatgTAGTCCCTTTATTGAGGGCTACGGTTAAAGATGCGAGTGTCGTTCAGCATTAAATTGATATCTGTGAGAAATGTTGGCTTACTAGtccaaattcataaaaattagaattgcGCAGTCATTAGCAGAAGCCAAGTATACCTCCTTCTAATGGTtgcaaatttttcattttcacaaacaGAATTGTAGATGTTTGCAAGAAGAAAATTCTTTGCTTCTTTAAGCACCTGAAATTTTGAACGGAGCCATCTTAAATATGTGCAGGACTCTTGAAAACCGTGTATAGATTTGAAAAGCAAACTACCTTTGAAAGTAAAGGCAATGCCTCGAGAGAAGTTTTCAGCAGAATAATGCTAGATATTAAACTTTGGCTCTTTTTAGCATTATCAGCACCCAAAACTTCATTGGTAACTTTCTTTTGCTTGAAGCAGAAGTGGCAAAGTACTCTATCTGAATTAAAAACATGGAAAGATGATTAGGTATAAGAACTTAACTAAGAATCTTTCATTTCACActgacattttattttctttttgcctTCACGATTTCTAAAGGCTTACCGGTCTCTTTAGGAAATTTACGGAGAGCTTGAGAGAGCCCAAAGAACAGTTGTTCATTGCTCATCAGTTCAtcctagaaaagaaaaacaaagggtTATGATCAGCACCTTGTCAAAAAAGTATCTGGCAGCTACTGAAGTCTTAAGTGAACAAATTgtcttatttaataaatatttttattatatgagCTACTAATTATTATAGCTAGTTGGTGGTTGAAATCCTGGATTAATCCAAGAAATTTATGAAGACACTCCAAAAGTAGATACTGCAGAGTTCTAAGCACGATAAGAATAAGTTCTGCAGGttgaaatatttcattttacaGTATTCATTGAATTACATCGTTAATGCATTACTTGGTCATAGTTAGTTCAATTTAAGAAGATACTTCGGGTAACAATTGATAGGAATTGAATCAATGCTTCACGTTGAAACAGAATACTTTCCATAGatattaattgaagaaaaagattcCATAGATTTCTGTAGCATCCCCAGCATAGTTCGTCTGCCCCCACCATTATTTTATACAGTCAAGACATGGCAATGTTGACAGGTTCTTCTTTCGTAGTAATTTGGGAAAACTACTCTCTAAGGAGGAAGAACAGAGGTAAAAAATCACAACAAACATGAAAGGAAAACCTATGATATGGCCTGGTTAAGAATGTATTACTAGTAAGTGAACATTCTTTATGAAGATTTGTAATTGTTGCTGCTAAAATGAATGTATCCAAGCTCATCACCAGCAAGTTCTAAAGCAATTATGCTTCAAAAGTTACATAAAACGCCTTTTATCTGCCGCTTGAATTTTCTTCATCTGATCACTATGCACAAAAAGTATAATAGCTttttatgagatcccacattgactggagagggaacgaggcattctttataaaaatatcaaaacttctccctagtagacacattttaaaactgtgaggctgacgacgatacgtaatgggccaaaacagataatatctactagcggtgggcttgagctattacaaatgatatcagagccaaacattggGTGGTGTGCTGAGCTCCCAAgggaatggattgtgagaagcattccttataagggttggattgtgagatccccacattagttagagaggggaataaaacattccttataagagtgtagaaaccgctccctagtagatgacgcgttttaaaccgTGAACTGACGACAATATGTAATGGCCAAAGTGGTacggttttcctttttttttttttttttcattttaccaAAATAATGACATGCAACCCATATACGAAAATGTCTCTTTCCAGATAAGGTGCATATGGTCGATACCTTAACTTACTCTGGTTTACTCCATACCAAACTTAGATCGTAACACATAAACTTGTATATAAGAACTAAAATCTTTCTGAGCCTAAATTTCACagcaaacaaataatataatttcagTTCGCCATGAACATGGCTAATACATTAACCATGTATGATACTAACCAGGCAATCCAGACGGGCATTAATGGTTTCAATATCTTTTAATGGCTGCAAAAGATTGGCACGAAGAAGTCTAGACCTGTAACAAAAACCTTACCAAAATTGCAGTGAGAGAGTAAAgcataaaattttgagatacGAGCGGGACTAAAAACATTTTAGACGAGCATTTGGCAATAACTGcatatcaaaataattttttccctTTGGTCAATTACATGTCATCAAAACTTCCCGCCCCAAGATAAGATGTAATAAACGAGAGGACTTCAAATACTAGTTTAGATGATAACACGAAGAgggaacaaaataaatttttgcaGCAATTGGTagacaaatgaagaaaaatatatcaacATTCCTAAGGTATCCTCGTACCCTCCTATAGTTTTTGTTGTCTTGAGCATGTGGAACAGACTTCTCTTCTTGTTGCTTGTTCCCCAAAGGTTGGAGTGAAGTGGCtcaataatttctaaattgtgAACACTGTCAGCATATAATTCAGCATTAATCAGTAATTTGAAACCAACATTTTGTGGCCAATTCTCAAGAAAATGTTCTCCGAAAagtatgaaaaatataaatcaatGACTTGGACATTGATATTGCGATCAGCAGTAACACatatttgaaaaggaaagagaaatggAGGGAACCTCGTTGCATCAATGCTCACATGATCAGATGAACCATTAAATGTGACCTAAAAGTTACAACTGAGAACCATCAGGATGAAGGAAGAACTCCAGAAATAAATGAACGTCTCGTTCATATTCTCTCCGAAGactaataaaaatgatgttcGAATCAGAGAGGCAACATTGTTTTAAGCCTAGTTCCTAAAGTTAGTTAATTACACCTCCACAGGACAGAATCTTTAGTCCTGTTCAGAGTACTTTATCTTTCAAAACACAAATCTAGAAAGTAGAACAACAAAAGGTGAAAGAGGAATGAGCTGctgagaaaattgaaatccCATAccgaattaaaaaaacttataaacaAAGAGTCAAAATGATTCGCAACTCAACCAATGCATAGTAAAAGCCTTGTCTAGAGGTTAGAATAAGAGGAAATAAGGTGCATCCGTTCTACGCACTCAATCAagaggaaaggaaagaaaaattaaattaaataatttcccAGCATTAGGTCAGCAATCTTACACACGAGAAAACTGGGAAGAGAACTTAACCGAACTACAGAAACTTGacttttcaattcaattatattGGTCACTACGAGATCGTTTGTCTTACAGCGAAATCTCATTCAAGCATCAGGAGAAAATCAAACCATTGAATTCTATACATTACCATTTCAGAAAGGCAAATTTACCGTTAAAGAGTGATTGGTCACAATAACCCCCTTCTCTGCTTCTATCCTGTGCATCAAGAAGCTGGATCATTAGTCACAActaagcattaaaaaaattctctcttCTTATTAGTTAACTATAGATAACACTTCCCATATGTGACTTATAGAAGGCTGAAGTTCTGAAAATACCATTTAATGctagcagcagcagcagccaaGCAGAGATAGTACTGTTTGTAATAAGTTTCCAAACCAAGAGCAGAAGGCTCCTTGGCTGCCAGATTCTTAATCAAAACAGCACCCTGGAAAGTTCGACTAAGATATGATCTGAGCATACTGATTAAAGAACAGCATCCAATACAATAACCATATGAAACTGAGatgcataaaataaaactttaagagaggaaagaaaaaggaaaatgccTTTGTGTCGTCAAAGCAACCACGAGCCATTACAACCTACAGAGTTTTGCATTCAATTTAAGTTTCTCTGTAAAAGTAAGCAATCTTCACTGACACTGCATGCTGAGTGAAGGAGTTACGAACTCGGTGAATATGAACTTACCTTCTTCACTGTAACATAAAATCTGTCTACCAAAACAGAAACTCCAACCATGCCATCAGGTGCGAGCTTGTTGGGAGGAACTAGAATCACCATTGGATCATAGAAATGCAGCAAAGTTTTTGTATTCTGGTAGGAGCTGCTGGTCTCTATATATTGAGAAAGATGAAGTGAAGCTGATCTCAAATCGAACGCAGCAACTCCAACCTGTCAGGAGATTGATGTCAATTAAACTATTCTCCTATGCTGGCAAGCGAAGCTTAATCTTCGGTTAAAACTTACATCGTGACAATTTCTTATATGGAAAAATGAAGTAAACTCAATCTGTCCGGTTCTTAAAAATTGGTGTAAATATTCAACTATGAATCATTCCAGTTTGCTAAAGAATTATCTACTTAATACCAAACACAAGTTCCAAAGTGCATCTCTCAGCAACATAAATCATTATTTCAGTTCTCAATCAGTTCATACAAACgcatttaaactaaataaaatgctAACAGAGCAGTGGCACATTTAAAATCATCTGGTGCGACATGTATTATCTAGTTTGAGGATACAGTACAGTATAACTCGGCCGTAGAACTACCATatcattttctcttccatGACATAAGATTGAATAAAGAAAGTGGTCGCATCAAAGAACTCTCAAActattcttgttcttgtttccaaAATCACAGaacgaaaaaggaaaatgcagTAGTAAACAGTTTCTTTTCGCCTCCCGCATTTTAATAAGAAATGAACGGTCGGTGCGATCGTTAGGAATTGCAGACACATACCTCCTTAGCTCTGTTCTCGATCAGACCGATCACGTAGCTCGATCTCTCGCCTCCGTCGTCTTCCATTTTCAGTCTCCAGTTGATCTCAGTTCAAACAAGTTCTCAGTTCCGCGCTTCAGTTGCGTTCTATTTAGAGAGCTCTAACTCCCGTTTGCTGCTGGGACTTGGAACTGTAATTTTGGCGCGAAACAAGAGGCCCGATGCGTGTAATTTTGATTtccaagaaaataattaattaagaagtttgaaattccatatttgttatttgttgATACTTTGTTGACTACTATTTATTTCcactaaaacttttttttttataaaaaaaattaaaacatctAATAAATGGATTAAACATTtgctttaaataaataaaaaagtcggATGAATTTTACAGCTAGAATTTTTATTGTTGACggcaaaaacaaaattattttcaaaattaaattagaattgtgtaataattaaaataacatatttttttaaaaaataataactgttttataattatgaaatattatgtGTTATATAgttaaaacaatatatttttcaaaattacatttatcataaatatatgaaataattgCCCTGAACCAAAATAGGTACATTATAAAGgtacaaattcaaaatgaaaaattaaatatagtcCACAACCAATTTTTATCAAGGGATTCATATGCTGAACATTTATTTGTAcacatcttttatttttcttttacaaaaataagaacTGTTGGGAATGATCTCACAAATTCAATACTGGTCTCAGAACTTGCCTACTTATCCATGACTTCGGCAATGGTGACAAATCGACCCGTCTCTATAGAAAGTTGTGCAGCAACTCCCATGGCGACTGATATCAGTCCATCCTCCAAGTCCACTGCTGGAACTAGTCGATCCTTAGCTCTAACTGCAGATAAAAAGTTTAGGTGTTCCAAATAGCTAGACCCATGATGCAGACCTTCGTACctaaacataaaaattggTTTCAGATAAAGTGCTTTTATTGACTGAAGAATGTGTAGGAGTCGGGCTATATGcgttagaaatcacaactctctacaatagtatgatattgtccactttgagaataagctctcatggttttactttgggcttccccgaaaggcctcgtaccaatgtggagatagtattcctcactcaTAAATcaatgatcatttcctaaattagccgatgtgggactttcatcatccaacacctcccctcgaacaaagtacgcctccccttaatcgaggctcgactcctttggagtcttagtcattttttactatgccttcgaggaggcttgactccttttcttttggagtcttttgtttgacatttgagaatttacaaatctattggcacgactaagtttagggtatggctctgtcctttgttcgacatttaagAATTTAcaaatctattggcacgactaagtttagggcatgactctgatatcatgtttcCACgatagtataatattgtccactttgagcataagctctcatggctttgctttgggcttttccaaaaggtctcgtaccaatagagatagtattcctcacctataaacccatgatcattccctgaattagccgacgtgggactttcatcattcaacaatATGCCTATAAAGAGAAAGCAACTGACTTGATTCTGCCATCCTCTGCTTTCAATGTTTCGACGCCATCTCTTCCAGATACTCGAGTGCCGAAATGGACAATGTTTTCAGGAACAAAAGCCTCTCCCTGTCACAACGTTtacatctttcattttttctatatGAAAGCG contains:
- the LOC111785302 gene encoding DNA mismatch repair protein MSH4-like; its protein translation is MEDDGGERSSYVIGLIENRAKEVGVAAFDLRSASLHLSQYIETSSSYQNTKTLLHFYDPMVILVPPNKLAPDGMVGVSVLVDRFYVTVKKVVMARGCFDDTKGAVLIKNLAAKEPSALGLETYYKQYYLCLAAAAASIKWIEAEKGVIVTNHSLTVTFNGSSDHVSIDATSVHNLEIIEPLHSNLWGTSNKKRSLFHMLKTTKTIGGSRLLRANLLQPLKDIETINARLDCLDELMSNEQLFFGLSQALRKFPKETDRVLCHFCFKQKKVTNEVLGADNAKKSQSLISSIILLKTSLEALPLLSKVLKEAKNFLLANIYNSVCENEKFATIRRRIGEVIDEDVLHARVPFIARTQQCFAVKAGIDGLLDIARRTFCDTSEAIHNLANKYREEYKLPNLKLPFNNRQGFYLSIPRKDVQGKLPSKFIQVLKHGNNIRCSTLELASLNVRNKSAAGECYIRTEICLEGLVDAIREDVSMLTLLAEVLCLLDMMVNSFAHTISSKPVDRYTRPNFTESGPMAIEAARHPILESIHNDFVANSIFLSEASNMIIVMGPNMSGKSTYLQQMCLLVILAQIGCYVPAQFSTLRVVDRIFTRMGTEDSLESNSSTFMTEMKETAFVMQNVSHRSLVVVDELGRATSSSDGFAIAWSCCEYLLSLKAYTIFATHMDGLSELVTIYPNVKILHFHVDIRNNRLDFKFQLKDGIRHVPHYGLLLAEVAGLPSSVIETAKNITSRIMEKEERRMEINYLQYHPIRMAYNVAQRLICLKHSSHDEDSIREALQNLKEGYINGRL